The proteins below come from a single Deltaproteobacteria bacterium genomic window:
- a CDS encoding TolC family protein gives MRRIRTVVIFVGTVTMWVAPYCWGDEPLGDPLTLETLIAYARTHNPEIRSAESHWRAALARPAQAGALPDPMADIGYHNEGFDGFPLGSSDFTFLRFGASQEVPFPGKLGLRRDIASRSADEAQESFRRVELDVVSRLKVAYAEYAHLQELLHLLDRNKTLLEQFARTAESKYAVGEGIQQDVLKAQVESSLLLDRETTLDQRRQSETAQLNALLDRAPWEPLGVAEHPTVKSLTLSLDQLTDAAHAHAPDLKMAEFRLAGGEAAVALAHREYLPDFVLRAEYMQKAALLPEWEVGVGIKLPLYFATKQRNGVTEAAATLSEARSMRDAALRSLDFRVKDLFLRAHASERLIALYHTTVIPQARLALDSATQAYAVGKVDFLTLLNSFTVMLEYEMRYHEELANFQKAIAELEATIGEPLSEVAL, from the coding sequence ATGCGTCGCATACGAACCGTCGTGATCTTCGTGGGCACGGTCACGATGTGGGTTGCGCCCTACTGCTGGGGTGACGAACCGTTGGGCGATCCGCTCACGTTGGAGACATTGATCGCATACGCGCGGACGCACAATCCTGAGATCCGCTCGGCCGAAAGCCATTGGCGCGCCGCCCTTGCGCGGCCGGCGCAAGCCGGGGCCCTGCCGGATCCCATGGCCGACATCGGCTACCACAACGAGGGCTTCGACGGCTTTCCGTTAGGCAGCAGCGATTTCACATTCCTGCGCTTCGGCGCCAGCCAGGAGGTCCCCTTTCCGGGCAAGCTCGGCCTGCGGCGTGACATCGCCAGTCGCAGCGCGGACGAGGCACAGGAATCCTTCCGGCGCGTGGAACTCGATGTCGTCAGCCGTCTGAAGGTTGCGTATGCGGAGTACGCGCACCTGCAGGAGTTGTTGCATCTGCTCGATCGCAACAAGACGCTACTGGAGCAGTTCGCGCGCACGGCGGAGTCGAAATACGCTGTCGGTGAAGGCATCCAACAGGATGTCTTGAAAGCGCAAGTCGAGTCGTCGTTGCTGCTCGATCGCGAGACGACGCTCGATCAACGCCGCCAGAGTGAGACGGCGCAGCTCAATGCGCTGCTCGATCGCGCGCCCTGGGAGCCGCTGGGTGTGGCCGAGCACCCGACGGTGAAGTCGCTGACACTGTCACTGGATCAACTCACCGACGCGGCGCACGCGCACGCGCCTGATTTGAAGATGGCCGAGTTTCGCCTCGCCGGCGGGGAAGCGGCGGTGGCGCTCGCGCACCGCGAGTATCTACCCGATTTCGTCCTGCGCGCCGAATACATGCAGAAGGCGGCGCTGCTGCCCGAATGGGAAGTCGGAGTCGGCATCAAGCTGCCGTTGTACTTTGCGACCAAGCAGCGCAACGGCGTGACCGAGGCCGCAGCTACGCTCTCGGAAGCGCGCAGTATGCGCGACGCGGCGCTGCGTAGTCTCGACTTCCGTGTCAAGGATTTGTTCCTCCGCGCGCACGCGTCCGAGCGGCTCATCGCGCTCTACCATACCACCGTAATCCCGCAGGCCCGCCTCGCGCTGGATTCCGCGACGCAGGCGTACGCGGTGGGCAAAGTCGACTTTCTCACCCTGCTCAACAGTTTCACCGTCATGCTGGAGTACGAGATGCGCTACCACGAAGAGCTGGCGAACTTTCAGAAGGCGATCGCCGAACTCGAAGCCACGATTGGCGAGCCGCTCAGCGAGGTGGCCCTATGA